One genomic region from Lusitaniella coriacea LEGE 07157 encodes:
- a CDS encoding cupin domain-containing protein encodes MKNIFEGLPKNLGEEVFEILAKSETVKIERIISKGHTSPKIGWYDPESSEWVIVLKGEAILLFEDNEAVRLTEGSYINIPPHKKHRVDWTDPNSETIWLAVHY; translated from the coding sequence ATGAAAAATATATTTGAAGGATTGCCCAAAAACCTTGGAGAAGAAGTATTTGAAATCCTCGCCAAGAGCGAAACCGTAAAGATCGAGAGAATCATCTCAAAAGGTCATACCTCGCCCAAAATTGGATGGTACGACCCAGAATCCAGCGAGTGGGTTATTGTTCTCAAAGGCGAAGCGATTCTCTTATTCGAGGATAATGAGGCGGTTCGACTGACAGAGGGAAGCTATATCAACATTCCACCTCACAAAAAACATCGGGTTGATTGGACAGATCCCAATAGCGAAACAATTTGGTTGGCAGTCCATTATTAG
- a CDS encoding ExbD/TolR family protein: MQLPNEPESRLEINIVPMIDVIFSILAFFIISTLFLTRSEGLDVNLPKAATAQAQKSAEITVTIDEEGEISLNRKPLELQALQETIQQEIAPGTEPLVIVNADRSVDHGRVVEVMDRLRQLKGIKLAIAAER; the protein is encoded by the coding sequence ATGCAACTGCCCAATGAGCCAGAAAGCCGCCTAGAGATTAATATCGTGCCGATGATCGATGTAATCTTCTCCATTTTGGCGTTTTTCATTATCTCCACGCTATTTTTGACCCGTTCGGAAGGATTGGATGTCAACTTACCCAAAGCAGCCACCGCACAAGCTCAAAAAAGCGCAGAAATTACCGTTACCATTGACGAAGAAGGAGAAATTTCCCTCAATCGCAAACCCCTCGAACTACAAGCGTTGCAAGAAACCATTCAGCAGGAAATTGCACCCGGAACCGAACCCCTCGTGATTGTTAACGCCGACCGCAGCGTCGATCACGGTCGCGTAGTTGAGGTGATGGATCGCTTGCGACAGCTCAAAGGCATTAAACTCGCGATCGCGGCGGAAAGATAG
- a CDS encoding MotA/TolQ/ExbB proton channel family protein, with the protein MSIENFFIAGGIVAWPLLGFSIVSVALIVERLYFWLTVNRHQRRVIQSVLRTYQAEPYDAIARLRQNSKLPICRIFLEALELDRPTPEEFRLALESASQAELPTLKRFNTVFETIISVSPLLGLLGTILGLIGAFASLQIGDVGGSRTTGVTGGISEALTSTVMGLVVAIFTLLFANMFRGLYLRQLALIQEYGGQLELLYRRHYEKNKQGEEAYATAQ; encoded by the coding sequence ATGTCTATTGAGAATTTTTTCATTGCTGGCGGCATTGTCGCTTGGCCCCTGCTGGGATTTTCCATCGTCTCGGTTGCCCTGATTGTCGAGCGCCTCTACTTTTGGTTAACAGTCAATCGCCACCAGCGCAGAGTCATACAGAGCGTTCTGAGAACCTATCAAGCAGAACCCTACGACGCGATCGCGCGACTCCGACAAAACTCCAAACTCCCCATCTGCCGCATTTTCCTCGAAGCTCTCGAACTCGATCGCCCCACCCCCGAAGAATTCCGCCTCGCCCTCGAAAGCGCCTCGCAAGCAGAATTACCCACCCTGAAGCGGTTTAATACAGTATTCGAGACAATTATCAGCGTTTCTCCCCTACTGGGATTATTAGGGACGATTTTGGGCTTAATCGGTGCCTTTGCCTCCCTACAAATTGGCGACGTTGGGGGATCGCGGACAACAGGCGTAACCGGGGGGATTAGCGAAGCCTTAACGTCAACAGTGATGGGATTGGTCGTTGCCATTTTCACCCTCCTGTTTGCCAATATGTTTCGCGGCTTATATCTGCGTCAACTGGCATTAATTCAGGAATATGGCGGTCAATTGGAATTACTCTATCGCCGCCACTACGAGAAAAACAAACAAGGAGAAGAGGCGTATGCAACTGCCCAATGA
- a CDS encoding MFS transporter, with protein MQTFIILWVGQIASAIGSSMTYFALTLWVWQQTESATAIALILFFYQLPQIAISLFSGILVDRVSRKHLLILSDTGSACCTLSVGILAAFGMLQLWHIYLIAAIIGCFGNVQALTYSTTVPLIVPPQHHARASSMGAMVGYGAGILAPALAGILYPTIGLLGITLIDMGTFGMAILALFPIQIPQIDRKNENPDVQAQRNKWRDLTFGFRYIASNPSLLAMVIAMSAFAFLHQMGETLYQPMILARTGGDTRILGIVVAASGMGGVAGAIAFGIWGGFKRRVFGLLFGFIGTGLSKLLLGLGQLPVIWGVAQFGSSFHSPLIFSSYMAVWYAKVAPELQGRVLAADYLIGLAIGSSASLSAGLLADRVFEPIVLSKNWFSSLFHPLVGATTGSGISLLYVLNALCLVFLGIGSFAIHRLRNADTIMPDDEAFGQ; from the coding sequence ATGCAGACTTTCATTATTCTTTGGGTGGGGCAAATTGCCTCTGCCATCGGCAGCAGCATGACCTACTTTGCTCTCACTCTCTGGGTGTGGCAGCAAACCGAGTCGGCTACCGCGATCGCGCTAATTCTGTTTTTCTACCAACTTCCCCAAATCGCGATCTCGCTATTTTCCGGAATTCTCGTCGATCGCGTCTCTCGCAAGCACCTCCTGATCCTTAGCGATACGGGTTCGGCTTGCTGTACTCTTTCTGTGGGCATTCTCGCAGCATTTGGAATGCTGCAACTGTGGCACATCTATCTCATCGCCGCGATTATTGGCTGTTTTGGCAATGTTCAAGCCCTTACCTATTCCACCACCGTTCCCCTGATTGTGCCGCCCCAGCACCACGCGCGTGCCAGTAGCATGGGGGCAATGGTGGGCTATGGAGCGGGAATTCTGGCTCCAGCATTGGCGGGGATACTGTATCCCACAATTGGGCTTTTGGGGATTACGTTAATCGATATGGGAACCTTTGGGATGGCGATCCTTGCGCTTTTCCCGATTCAAATTCCCCAGATTGACCGTAAGAACGAGAATCCGGACGTACAAGCCCAACGAAACAAGTGGCGCGATCTAACCTTTGGATTTCGCTACATTGCCTCAAATCCCAGCCTGCTAGCAATGGTCATCGCCATGTCTGCCTTTGCTTTTCTCCATCAAATGGGAGAAACCCTCTATCAACCGATGATTTTAGCCCGCACGGGAGGCGATACACGGATCTTGGGGATCGTAGTTGCCGCATCGGGAATGGGAGGTGTTGCGGGCGCGATCGCGTTCGGCATTTGGGGCGGATTCAAGCGGCGCGTATTTGGCTTGTTATTCGGTTTTATCGGTACGGGGTTGAGCAAACTTTTACTCGGTTTGGGGCAACTTCCTGTCATTTGGGGTGTCGCTCAATTTGGATCGTCGTTCCACAGTCCCCTGATTTTTAGTTCCTATATGGCAGTTTGGTATGCGAAAGTTGCACCAGAACTCCAAGGGCGAGTTTTGGCAGCAGACTACCTCATTGGATTAGCGATCGGGTCATCCGCAAGCTTAAGTGCGGGATTGCTTGCCGATCGCGTCTTTGAACCGATCGTACTCTCAAAAAACTGGTTTTCCTCACTTTTTCATCCTCTCGTAGGTGCGACAACCGGAAGTGGAATTTCTTTGTTGTACGTGCTGAATGCCTTGTGTTTAGTCTTTCTGGGTATAGGTAGCTTCGCTATACATCGTCTCCGAAATGCAGACACAATCATGCCGGATGATGAAGCATTCGGTCAGTGA
- a CDS encoding sucrase ferredoxin produces MIAPNPIAECKFCSLVSKSNGEDPIGSANPTHGWLAMELPQPWTEERFHHDPLLKPVHDLFHEAFDRGLRVFPLAIAPDRQYSVPDQAHVFYYRRPRDRFAQFEKQTFLLPTEQIVPLAKALLFEPDDLHPFLDYQQPADSTRNIMVCTHGNIDVACARFGQPIYSQLRKEYASDQLRVWRCSHFGGHQFAPTLVDFPTGQVWGHLEPEVLDYLVKREGSVMELYQFYRGWSGLTKFEQILEREIWMQQGWNWLNYSKSAQVLEKDTTNEDWAEIRLEFTAPNGSMGAYEGRVEVCGSVMTAQNSGEKPVSVKQYRVSRLNQVA; encoded by the coding sequence ATGATCGCCCCAAACCCCATCGCTGAATGTAAGTTTTGCTCGCTCGTTTCTAAGTCCAACGGAGAAGATCCCATTGGCAGTGCTAACCCCACTCATGGCTGGCTGGCGATGGAGTTACCCCAACCCTGGACAGAAGAGCGCTTTCATCACGACCCTCTCCTGAAACCCGTTCATGACTTATTTCATGAAGCTTTCGATCGCGGTCTGCGGGTATTCCCTCTGGCAATTGCCCCTGACCGACAATATTCTGTTCCCGACCAAGCCCATGTTTTCTACTATCGCCGTCCCCGCGATCGCTTTGCCCAGTTTGAGAAACAAACCTTTTTGCTGCCGACCGAACAGATCGTTCCCCTGGCAAAGGCTCTACTCTTTGAGCCGGACGATTTACATCCGTTTTTAGATTACCAACAGCCCGCTGACTCTACCCGCAACATTATGGTGTGTACCCACGGGAACATCGACGTGGCTTGCGCCCGTTTTGGGCAGCCCATTTACTCCCAGCTTCGCAAAGAGTACGCCAGCGACCAGTTGCGGGTTTGGCGATGTTCTCATTTTGGCGGGCATCAGTTTGCCCCCACCCTGGTAGATTTTCCCACAGGGCAGGTTTGGGGACATCTCGAACCAGAGGTACTCGATTATTTGGTGAAACGCGAAGGGTCTGTGATGGAGCTATATCAGTTTTATCGAGGCTGGTCGGGGCTAACGAAGTTTGAGCAAATCCTCGAACGCGAGATTTGGATGCAACAGGGTTGGAACTGGCTCAACTACAGCAAATCTGCTCAAGTTTTGGAAAAAGACACCACCAACGAAGATTGGGCAGAAATTCGCCTGGAATTTACCGCACCCAATGGCAGCATGGGAGCCTACGAAGGGAGAGTAGAGGTCTGCGGTTCGGTGATGACGGCTCAAAATTCTGGGGAAAAACCCGTGTCGGTCAAGCAATACCGCGTTAGCCGCTTAAACCAAGTGGCATAG
- a CDS encoding ABC transporter substrate-binding protein has product MLMRLRNIRLFAMAIATVLIATSCGGTGNSPQSASPDADCRVIKHEAGKTEVCGQPENVVVLGPNVLELLLALGVQPAGFADQMAFHQGKYDNPSQQIPYLGDRVKSQPANVGLTYTPSIEAILNTQPDLIVGSQWLEKEYGNLSEIAPTLLLEWFDVEGNLQAIAQALGRPELAEGAIAKRQEKIANARKKLAPAVKTNPKVLMLTASNLQEMVLITEGNSFCGSLMKDLGFELIYPPGIDRQDANLRPPLSLEVLPQFNEADSAIVLGYNFKDSSQLEGMEDFQERQLSGIEKSWQENAIAQSLDASKAGRVYFIPAYLCLGLPGPIGTELYLKELETQLLPSQ; this is encoded by the coding sequence ATGCTTATGCGCTTAAGAAACATTCGACTGTTCGCGATGGCAATTGCCACCGTTTTGATTGCCACTTCTTGTGGAGGGACGGGTAATTCGCCTCAGTCTGCTTCCCCGGATGCCGATTGTCGCGTCATTAAACACGAGGCGGGCAAAACGGAAGTTTGCGGTCAGCCAGAGAACGTGGTTGTGCTGGGGCCCAATGTGTTGGAGTTGTTGTTAGCCTTGGGCGTTCAGCCTGCGGGGTTTGCCGACCAGATGGCGTTCCACCAGGGAAAATACGATAATCCCAGCCAGCAAATTCCCTATTTGGGCGATCGCGTCAAAAGCCAACCGGCGAATGTGGGTTTGACTTATACTCCCTCCATCGAAGCCATCCTCAACACTCAACCCGATCTGATTGTGGGTTCTCAATGGCTTGAAAAAGAGTATGGCAATCTCTCTGAGATCGCGCCGACTCTTTTGTTGGAGTGGTTTGATGTGGAAGGGAATTTGCAAGCAATTGCGCAGGCGTTGGGTCGTCCGGAACTAGCAGAGGGCGCGATCGCGAAAAGACAAGAAAAAATTGCCAATGCCCGCAAAAAGCTTGCACCTGCGGTCAAAACCAATCCCAAGGTTCTGATGCTTACGGCTTCTAATCTACAAGAGATGGTTCTCATTACCGAAGGCAACAGCTTCTGTGGCTCCTTGATGAAGGATTTGGGGTTTGAACTCATCTATCCTCCTGGAATCGATCGACAGGATGCTAACCTCCGTCCTCCCCTTTCCCTGGAAGTGTTACCTCAATTCAATGAAGCGGATTCTGCAATCGTTCTGGGATACAACTTCAAAGATTCCAGTCAACTAGAGGGGATGGAAGACTTTCAAGAACGCCAACTCAGTGGCATTGAAAAGAGTTGGCAAGAAAACGCGATCGCGCAGTCCCTCGATGCGAGCAAAGCCGGACGAGTCTATTTCATTCCCGCCTATCTCTGTTTGGGTTTACCGGGTCCCATCGGTACAGAACTCTATCTCAAAGAATTGGAAACGCAATTGCTTCCGTCCCAGTAA